One window of the Rosa rugosa chromosome 3, drRosRugo1.1, whole genome shotgun sequence genome contains the following:
- the LOC133738641 gene encoding transcription factor bHLH113-like isoform X1 → MAEKEGFEVDQLGVIEGTSFSQLLYEVEHDVVGLCVDDHQSPIFNYNTNSCSSLYSATDLKTPKMLCFGDFQNKDGDDHHLGEIGFPEISISRPPAQKSGLTCSDSSSVSSTSTKAVISSSKSNSNQKKRNGVAQEQVQCASTTTQAGQRSSKKPKTDKPAAGKRREKLGERISALQQLVSPFGKTDTASVLHEAMGYIRFLHDQVQVLCSPYLKRLPSLPEGGGDGAEKKDEEARSNDLRSRGLCLVPMEYTAHLANNNGADFWSPATMASNNNNNVSSSTGY, encoded by the exons ATGGCTGAAAAGGAGGGTTTTGAGGTGGACCAGCTTGGGGTCATAGAAGGGACGAGCTTCTCTCAGCTGCTCTACGAAGTCGAACATGATGTGGTGGGTCTTTGTGTAGATGATCATCAATCCCCAATCTTCAACTACAACACCAACAGCTGTTCCTCGCTTTATTCCGCCACCGACCTTAAAACCCCCAAAATGCTCTGTTTCGGGGACTTTCAGAACAAGGACGGGGACGACCACCACCTAGGGGAAATTGGGTTTCCGGAGATTTCGATTTCCCGGCCGCCGGCTCAGAAATCAGGGCTCACATGCAGCGAttcctcctctgtttcttcCACCAGCACCAAAGCGGTCATTTCTTCCTCCAAGTCTAATAGTAAT CAGAAGAAGCGAAACGGGGTGGCGCAAGAGCAGGTTCAATGTGCAAGCACCACAACTCAGGCCGGTCAGAGAAGCTCTAAGAAGCCTAAAACGGACAAGCCCGCTGCCGGAAAG aggagagagaagctGGGAGAAAGAATCTCAGCACTGCAGCAACTCGTTTCACCCTTTGGAAAG ACAGACACAGCCTCAGTGCTTCATGAAGCGATGGGATACATCAGGTTCCTGCACGACCAGGTTCAGGTTCTGTGTTCGCCATACCTGAAACGCTTGCCTTCATTACCT GAGGGAGGAGGAGATGGGGCGGAGAAGAAGGACGAAGAAGCGAGGAGTAATGACCTGAGAAGCCGGGGGCTGTGTTTGGTGCCGATGGAGTACACTGCACATTTGGCGAACAACAACGGTGCCGATTTCTGGTCACCGGCTACAATGGcgagcaacaacaacaacaatgtgTCATCGTCGACCGGATATTGA
- the LOC133738641 gene encoding transcription factor bHLH113-like isoform X2: MAEKEGFEVDQLGVIEGTSFSQLLYEVEHDVVGLCVDDHQSPIFNYNTNSCSSLYSATDLKTPKMLCFGDFQNKDGDDHHLGEIGFPEISISRPPAQKSGLTCSDSSSVSSTSTKAVISSSKSNSNKKRNGVAQEQVQCASTTTQAGQRSSKKPKTDKPAAGKRREKLGERISALQQLVSPFGKTDTASVLHEAMGYIRFLHDQVQVLCSPYLKRLPSLPEGGGDGAEKKDEEARSNDLRSRGLCLVPMEYTAHLANNNGADFWSPATMASNNNNNVSSSTGY, translated from the exons ATGGCTGAAAAGGAGGGTTTTGAGGTGGACCAGCTTGGGGTCATAGAAGGGACGAGCTTCTCTCAGCTGCTCTACGAAGTCGAACATGATGTGGTGGGTCTTTGTGTAGATGATCATCAATCCCCAATCTTCAACTACAACACCAACAGCTGTTCCTCGCTTTATTCCGCCACCGACCTTAAAACCCCCAAAATGCTCTGTTTCGGGGACTTTCAGAACAAGGACGGGGACGACCACCACCTAGGGGAAATTGGGTTTCCGGAGATTTCGATTTCCCGGCCGCCGGCTCAGAAATCAGGGCTCACATGCAGCGAttcctcctctgtttcttcCACCAGCACCAAAGCGGTCATTTCTTCCTCCAAGTCTAATAGTAAT AAGAAGCGAAACGGGGTGGCGCAAGAGCAGGTTCAATGTGCAAGCACCACAACTCAGGCCGGTCAGAGAAGCTCTAAGAAGCCTAAAACGGACAAGCCCGCTGCCGGAAAG aggagagagaagctGGGAGAAAGAATCTCAGCACTGCAGCAACTCGTTTCACCCTTTGGAAAG ACAGACACAGCCTCAGTGCTTCATGAAGCGATGGGATACATCAGGTTCCTGCACGACCAGGTTCAGGTTCTGTGTTCGCCATACCTGAAACGCTTGCCTTCATTACCT GAGGGAGGAGGAGATGGGGCGGAGAAGAAGGACGAAGAAGCGAGGAGTAATGACCTGAGAAGCCGGGGGCTGTGTTTGGTGCCGATGGAGTACACTGCACATTTGGCGAACAACAACGGTGCCGATTTCTGGTCACCGGCTACAATGGcgagcaacaacaacaacaatgtgTCATCGTCGACCGGATATTGA